A genome region from Labilibaculum antarcticum includes the following:
- the porT gene encoding type IX secretion/gliding motility protein PorT/SprT: MKRILFILLLVFSFSSCFSQRGYKAESLLNYQKVDQKWLHFGFTLGVNSMDFAIYNSGIGDARAEQVAFSPGFTVGIVSDLRLHENWSLRFLPGLEFGQRTISYSNLDVEEVNVESVLVNLPLLLKYRARRLNNYRPYLIGGASFKLDVQSQDALDPENDMLVRLQTTDLYLELGAGIDFYLPYFKLATELKFAIGVKDIINHEYDIDNPGYEAYTDAVRKVNSKIITLSFHFE; this comes from the coding sequence TTGAAAAGAATACTATTCATACTATTATTAGTCTTCAGTTTTTCTTCCTGTTTTTCACAGAGGGGATATAAAGCTGAGAGCCTTTTAAATTACCAAAAAGTGGATCAGAAATGGTTGCATTTTGGTTTTACTCTCGGAGTAAATAGCATGGATTTTGCAATATATAATTCTGGTATTGGCGATGCTCGAGCAGAACAGGTTGCTTTTTCTCCAGGATTTACTGTTGGAATTGTATCTGATTTACGTTTGCATGAAAATTGGTCGCTGAGATTCCTTCCTGGATTGGAGTTTGGACAACGAACTATTAGTTATTCTAACCTTGATGTTGAAGAGGTTAATGTAGAATCTGTTTTGGTAAATCTTCCTTTGTTACTAAAGTACAGGGCCAGACGACTGAATAATTATCGGCCATATTTAATTGGTGGTGCAAGCTTTAAACTTGATGTGCAATCACAGGATGCTTTAGATCCGGAAAACGATATGTTAGTGCGGTTGCAAACAACAGATCTCTATTTGGAACTAGGTGCTGGAATCGATTTTTATTTGCCTTATTTCAAATTGGCAACAGAATTAAAATTTGCTATTGGAGTAAAGGATATCATTAATCACGAATATGATATTGATAATCCGGGTTACGAAGCTTATACCGATGCTGTTAGAAAGGTGAATTCTAAAATAATTACTCTTTCTTTCCATTTCGAATAG
- a CDS encoding NAD(P)/FAD-dependent oxidoreductase produces MISELDIVLSPRDASDEKYYKPILAKKIGVTSAQINGIKILRKSVDARRRNILINLRFQVACDEELPQSEDSQFEYSNVEGKKKVIVVGAGPAGLFAALHLIELGYQPIILERGKSVEDRKKDLGELHRTRNVDPDSNYSFGEGGAGTFSDGKLYTRSKKRGDLKKILKVLHFHGAQDDILFDAHPHIGTDVLPKVIVRIRENILKAGGQVHFLTKVIEYILEGDKICGVVTEDGKKIVGEGVILATGHSARDVYRKLDEQGIELEAKSFAMGVRIEHSQELIDQIQYHNPNGRGEYLPAASYSFVQQVEERGVYSFCMCPGGVIVPAATGDRQQVVNGMSSSNRNTAFANAGMAVEIRSQDLKSYQQYGSLAGLHFQEELEERAFIEGGENLTAPAQRMNDFVNGRKSTSLPKTSYHLGIVSSPMHEWLPDHIKFRLQEAFKAFGRKSNGFLTNEAVILGVESRTSSPVRIPRERESFQHIRIKGLFPCGEGAGYAGGIVSAAMDGEQCADAFKRYMALEE; encoded by the coding sequence ATGATTTCTGAACTAGATATAGTACTCAGTCCAAGGGATGCTTCGGACGAAAAATATTACAAACCTATTTTAGCTAAAAAAATAGGCGTTACATCTGCACAGATTAACGGAATTAAAATTTTGCGAAAATCGGTAGACGCCCGACGTAGGAATATTTTAATTAATCTTAGATTTCAAGTTGCTTGCGATGAAGAATTGCCTCAATCTGAAGATTCTCAATTCGAGTATTCTAATGTAGAAGGCAAAAAGAAAGTGATTGTTGTTGGAGCAGGACCAGCTGGTTTGTTTGCTGCTCTTCACTTAATAGAGTTGGGATATCAGCCTATTATTCTTGAAAGAGGTAAAAGTGTGGAGGATAGAAAAAAAGATTTAGGAGAATTGCATCGAACCAGGAATGTGGATCCAGACTCAAACTATAGTTTTGGAGAAGGTGGTGCAGGAACGTTCTCCGATGGAAAATTATACACTCGTTCCAAGAAAAGGGGAGATCTTAAAAAAATACTAAAAGTGTTGCATTTTCATGGCGCACAGGATGATATCTTATTTGATGCACATCCACATATTGGCACCGATGTTTTACCAAAAGTAATCGTTCGTATACGTGAGAACATTTTAAAAGCTGGAGGTCAGGTACATTTCTTGACTAAAGTGATTGAGTATATCTTGGAAGGTGATAAAATTTGTGGCGTTGTTACTGAAGATGGTAAGAAAATAGTCGGAGAAGGAGTAATTTTAGCCACAGGGCACTCGGCTCGTGATGTATATCGAAAGTTGGATGAACAGGGAATAGAATTAGAGGCCAAGTCATTTGCAATGGGAGTTCGAATTGAGCATTCACAGGAGCTAATTGATCAGATTCAATATCACAATCCCAATGGCAGAGGTGAGTATTTGCCCGCAGCAAGTTATAGCTTTGTTCAACAAGTTGAAGAAAGAGGTGTTTACTCTTTTTGTATGTGTCCGGGAGGCGTAATAGTTCCGGCAGCTACAGGTGACAGGCAACAGGTTGTTAATGGAATGTCTTCTTCAAATAGAAATACAGCTTTTGCAAATGCAGGTATGGCGGTAGAGATCAGATCTCAGGATTTAAAATCGTATCAGCAGTATGGTTCTTTGGCAGGTTTGCATTTTCAGGAAGAATTGGAAGAAAGAGCTTTTATTGAAGGAGGCGAAAATTTAACTGCTCCTGCACAGAGAATGAACGACTTTGTAAACGGACGTAAGAGCACTTCTTTGCCAAAAACCTCCTATCATCTAGGAATTGTGTCGTCTCCGATGCATGAGTGGTTGCCCGATCATATCAAATTCCGTTTGCAGGAAGCTTTTAAAGCTTTTGGACGTAAATCGAATGGTTTTCTTACTAACGAAGCCGTTATTTTGGGCGTAGAGTCAAGAACTTCATCGCCAGTTCGAATTCCGAGAGAAAGAGAAAGTTTTCAGCACATTCGAATTAAAGGATTATTTCCCTGTGGCGAAGGTGCTGGTTATGCTGGAGGAATCGTTTCTGCAGCTATGGATGGAGAGCAATGTGCAGATGCATTTAAACGTTATATGGCTCTTGAGGAATAA
- a CDS encoding TrmH family RNA methyltransferase: MLSKNQIKLITSLQQKKYRDQHQLFVAEGNKLVSDLIKAKAEVEFLIYTKEWKECNSIARKTKINNRIETDENQIKKISSLKTPATVIGVFKIESKTEDENNIQNSLSLVLDDVRDPGNLGTIIRIADWFGIKHIFCSRNTVDLYNSKVIQATMGAISSVNVIYTDIEELILKYKTPSFPIYGTFLEGEIIYKCQLQKKGFIIMGNEGKGVSQNIQKLVTNKLYIPNFPNGEAVSESLNVSVATSIICSEFRREEF, from the coding sequence GTGCTATCAAAAAACCAAATTAAACTGATAACCAGCCTTCAACAAAAAAAATACAGGGATCAGCATCAACTTTTCGTAGCAGAAGGAAACAAATTAGTATCAGATCTTATAAAAGCGAAAGCCGAAGTTGAATTTCTTATTTATACCAAAGAATGGAAAGAATGTAATTCAATCGCCAGAAAAACAAAAATCAACAATAGAATTGAAACTGATGAGAATCAAATAAAAAAAATCAGTTCATTAAAAACCCCGGCAACGGTTATAGGAGTCTTCAAAATCGAATCTAAAACTGAAGACGAAAACAACATTCAAAATTCTCTATCGCTTGTTCTTGATGACGTTCGGGATCCAGGTAATTTAGGCACTATTATCCGAATTGCTGACTGGTTCGGAATTAAACACATATTTTGTTCTCGCAACACCGTTGATCTTTACAACTCGAAAGTGATTCAGGCCACAATGGGTGCAATATCAAGCGTAAATGTTATTTATACAGATATTGAAGAATTAATTCTAAAATACAAAACTCCCTCTTTCCCCATTTACGGGACCTTTCTTGAAGGGGAAATCATCTACAAATGTCAGCTTCAAAAAAAAGGATTTATTATTATGGGAAATGAAGGAAAAGGAGTTTCTCAAAACATACAAAAGCTAGTAACAAACAAGCTATACATTCCGAATTTCCCAAATGGCGAAGCTGTATCTGAATCTCTAAATGTATCAGTTGCGACCTCAATTATTTGTTCGGAATTTAGACGAGAAGAATTTTAA